The following are from one region of the Neorhodopirellula lusitana genome:
- a CDS encoding LacI family DNA-binding transcriptional regulator, which produces MSKPVNQQLIADRLKISRATVSRCFTNHPGINPKTRGKVFKLAAALGYNHLETRTGSGRERVKPAQFGVLVCTEVDDYLNTDYESPGEKLIAGVSDQAILGDIQLDVHFVRPEEASLTESSYAKIDGLQQREWSGAILVYPFAPAIVDELNRLMPVVSLVEQYSGAPINCVDVDHHRGIAAIVRRLSDQGHQRIGFLSHHYDVDANWALRRHSAYVEEMTRLGNFIDPADVLNVRPAERLDSEQTYARALERTRFGVTAWVCAADHQAYGLIAFLNQRGIKTPADVSVTGFDGIEPPDWAPQLTTVSIPYYEIGQIGCKRLEELVSKRFGSAQHVMLDCAIRDGDTVASVSR; this is translated from the coding sequence ATGTCCAAGCCTGTTAACCAGCAATTGATCGCCGATAGGTTGAAGATCTCACGGGCTACTGTCTCGCGTTGCTTCACCAATCATCCTGGGATCAATCCAAAGACACGTGGCAAGGTTTTCAAGCTGGCCGCTGCGTTAGGCTACAACCATCTCGAAACTCGGACAGGTAGTGGGCGCGAACGAGTGAAGCCGGCTCAGTTCGGTGTCTTGGTATGTACCGAGGTCGATGACTATCTCAATACGGACTACGAAAGCCCCGGGGAAAAGCTGATCGCCGGTGTGAGCGATCAAGCGATACTCGGCGACATCCAGCTTGACGTGCACTTTGTGCGTCCCGAGGAGGCGTCCCTTACCGAGTCCAGCTACGCCAAGATTGATGGGTTGCAACAGCGAGAGTGGAGCGGTGCGATCTTGGTTTACCCGTTTGCACCTGCCATCGTTGATGAACTGAATCGATTGATGCCTGTGGTGTCTTTGGTGGAGCAATACAGCGGGGCGCCGATCAACTGTGTCGATGTGGACCATCATCGCGGAATTGCCGCAATTGTCCGGCGTTTATCGGATCAAGGCCATCAACGCATCGGCTTCTTGAGTCACCATTATGACGTCGATGCGAACTGGGCGTTGCGTCGGCACTCGGCCTATGTGGAAGAGATGACGCGGTTGGGGAACTTCATCGATCCCGCCGATGTGTTGAACGTCCGCCCAGCCGAGCGACTGGATTCTGAACAGACTTATGCGCGGGCTTTGGAACGCACGCGTTTTGGGGTGACGGCGTGGGTTTGTGCTGCGGATCACCAAGCGTACGGCTTGATCGCCTTTTTGAATCAACGCGGGATCAAGACACCGGCGGATGTTTCGGTGACTGGGTTCGATGGGATTGAACCACCGGACTGGGCTCCGCAGTTGACAACTGTTTCGATCCCTTATTACGAGATTGGGCAAATTGGTTGCAAACGCCTTGAGGAGTTGGTGTCCAAGCGGTTTGGTTCGGCTCAGCATGTGATGCTTGATTGTGCTATTCGCGATGGGGATACCGTGGCTTCCGTGTCACGGTAA
- a CDS encoding glycoside hydrolase family 2 TIM barrel-domain containing protein, which produces MKKLAKTLFVFAFGLLYLGSAMTEIGNATEVTIDQDSQGNFVLKRSGEPFFIRGAGGTDHLTELVDNGGNSIRTWGIESLDKQVDGKPLLDRCQELGIAVCVGLWIQHERHGFDYTDQASLMKQRKMVRDAVQKHKDHPAVLMWGLGNEMEGPSSDEDVPHIWKELNELAAIIKEEDSNHPVMTVIAGASGNKVRGILEHYPNIDVLGVNSYAAASSAASAIKAAGWEKPFVLTEFGPSGHWEVPQTAWGAAIEPTSRKKAASYYVTQSMLVEDAADICVGSYCFLWGFKQEKTSTWYGMFLESGEKLPQVDAMCRAWTGKWPANRCPRMTGFTSDLNQATVRPGQKINVHVDATDPEGDSLEWTWAVQAETTEQSVGGDRESVPPFFPDCIVKTDGGDAVIRTPTKPGSYRLFVIVKDGQGGASAENRCFQVAAN; this is translated from the coding sequence ATGAAAAAACTTGCCAAAACATTGTTCGTGTTCGCCTTCGGGCTTTTGTACTTGGGGTCTGCGATGACTGAAATCGGCAACGCCACGGAGGTAACCATCGACCAAGATTCGCAGGGCAATTTTGTCTTGAAACGATCCGGCGAACCCTTCTTCATCCGCGGTGCAGGCGGAACGGACCACTTGACGGAATTGGTCGATAACGGCGGCAACTCGATCCGTACATGGGGCATCGAGTCACTTGACAAACAAGTCGATGGGAAGCCTTTGCTTGATCGTTGCCAGGAACTCGGTATCGCGGTTTGCGTTGGGCTTTGGATCCAGCACGAGCGACACGGCTTTGACTACACCGACCAAGCATCGTTGATGAAGCAGCGAAAGATGGTTCGCGATGCGGTGCAGAAACACAAGGATCACCCCGCGGTCTTGATGTGGGGACTTGGCAATGAGATGGAAGGCCCCAGTTCCGATGAAGACGTGCCACATATCTGGAAAGAGCTGAACGAACTGGCGGCCATCATCAAGGAAGAGGATTCCAACCATCCCGTCATGACGGTCATCGCTGGCGCGTCGGGTAACAAGGTTCGCGGCATTCTAGAACACTATCCCAACATCGACGTTCTCGGTGTGAACTCCTATGCAGCAGCCTCTTCGGCAGCCAGTGCAATCAAGGCAGCGGGCTGGGAAAAGCCATTCGTGTTGACGGAGTTCGGTCCCTCGGGGCACTGGGAAGTCCCTCAAACCGCCTGGGGTGCAGCGATTGAACCGACCAGCCGTAAGAAAGCGGCCAGCTACTACGTCACTCAATCCATGTTGGTCGAAGACGCAGCCGACATTTGCGTTGGCAGCTACTGCTTCTTATGGGGTTTCAAACAGGAAAAGACTTCGACTTGGTACGGCATGTTCCTAGAGTCCGGTGAAAAGCTTCCTCAGGTCGACGCCATGTGTCGCGCATGGACGGGCAAGTGGCCAGCCAACCGATGCCCTCGCATGACCGGTTTCACTTCGGACCTGAATCAGGCGACCGTTCGCCCCGGACAAAAAATCAACGTGCATGTGGATGCCACCGATCCTGAAGGCGACTCACTGGAGTGGACCTGGGCGGTTCAAGCGGAAACCACCGAACAGAGCGTGGGTGGCGATCGCGAATCCGTCCCACCTTTCTTCCCTGACTGCATTGTCAAAACGGACGGAGGCGACGCCGTGATTCGCACGCCGACCAAGCCCGGAAGCTATCGGTTGTTTGTGATTGTGAAAGACGGCCAAGGCGGCGCGAGCGCAGAGAATCGATGCTTTCAGGTTGCTGCAAACTGA
- a CDS encoding beta-glucanase precursor, which translates to MKAPLLLMLVLVVAGCQPKGTEPASVAGGDSTSPVIEGSTANAAESSDPDFGDYSSSYLTTKAWESLAKKDLGLTLAYTNECITRYLSEAVEMQEALTEPVSTDDKEAVLSKWALNDVGTCYFIQGQAYEADGKAAEAMEAYQTLLDKVAFAQCWDNNGWFWKPADAAAKQAKMLEFELLDAE; encoded by the coding sequence ATGAAAGCTCCCCTATTGTTGATGCTCGTGCTAGTCGTTGCTGGCTGCCAACCCAAAGGAACCGAACCCGCTAGCGTGGCGGGCGGTGATTCGACGTCCCCGGTAATCGAAGGAAGCACCGCCAATGCGGCCGAGTCGAGCGATCCCGATTTTGGTGACTACTCGTCGAGTTACTTGACGACTAAAGCTTGGGAGTCGCTTGCGAAGAAAGACCTCGGATTGACCCTGGCGTACACCAACGAGTGCATCACGCGGTATCTGTCCGAAGCGGTCGAAATGCAGGAAGCCTTAACGGAGCCCGTTTCGACGGATGACAAAGAGGCGGTCTTGTCCAAGTGGGCACTGAATGATGTAGGCACTTGCTATTTCATCCAAGGGCAAGCATACGAGGCCGACGGCAAGGCCGCCGAAGCAATGGAAGCGTATCAAACGTTGTTGGACAAGGTCGCGTTCGCACAGTGCTGGGACAACAACGGTTGGTTTTGGAAGCCAGCGGATGCGGCTGCGAAGCAAGCGAAGATGCTCGAGTTTGAACTGTTGGATGCCGAGTGA
- a CDS encoding CRTAC1 family protein → MTDSPKLPSSLDNPSVADEDVENDAVIGSALRGSMIVLAAVCLPVGVVLAYLSLSKPIEESTETAVTLPEVRQVNEATIPSLLLSDVTEESGIDFSHESGRYGERLLPETMGSGVAVLDFNGDGHEDVLLVNSQRWPWEAGGEGNDSDASESSATPTTTCKLFAGDGKFRFTDVSQQAGLDVALYGMGAAVGDFDNDGDSDVFLSAVGKNRLLRNDDGKFVDVTDQAGVSGTEEAWSTSCGFFDYDNDGLLDLFVCNYVSWSKDEDLSQEFTLDGVNRAYGPPRAFAGSFSYLYHNEGGGVFTDVSELSGIQVRNDDTEVPLGKAMGVAPVDVNSDGWMDLVVANDTVRNFLFQNNKDGTFTEVGRLSGIAFDRSTGNARGAMGIDTASFRDDGTLAIGIGNFANEPSALYMARPDRVQFIDAAMYTGLGPPTRKGLTFGLFFFDVDLDSRLDVLGANGHLEEHIAKTQASQQYKQPPQLFWNAGRDAQNELVLVPQSSVGDDFYSPIVGRGAAYADFDEDGDLDVVISTSHGKPVVFRNDQATGHHFLRVRLVGTQCNRDAIGAIATLTLDERSIARMVMPTRSYLSQCESTLTFGLGERANVDTLQVRWPDGSEEEFAIDAIDRVITLTQGQGKP, encoded by the coding sequence ATGACCGACTCTCCGAAGTTACCGAGCTCCCTCGACAATCCCAGCGTGGCTGATGAGGACGTTGAAAACGATGCGGTGATCGGTTCGGCCCTGCGTGGGTCGATGATTGTGCTGGCAGCGGTCTGCTTGCCTGTCGGTGTCGTGCTTGCCTATTTGAGCCTTAGCAAGCCGATCGAGGAATCCACTGAAACCGCGGTCACGCTTCCGGAAGTGCGCCAGGTCAACGAGGCGACCATTCCCTCGTTGTTGCTTTCGGATGTCACCGAAGAAAGCGGCATCGATTTCTCGCATGAGTCCGGACGCTATGGAGAACGATTGTTGCCCGAGACGATGGGCAGCGGCGTGGCGGTTTTGGACTTTAATGGCGATGGTCACGAAGACGTCTTGCTTGTGAATTCCCAGCGTTGGCCTTGGGAAGCTGGTGGTGAAGGCAACGATTCCGACGCAAGTGAATCGTCCGCGACCCCGACGACAACCTGCAAGCTGTTCGCGGGAGACGGGAAGTTTCGTTTTACCGATGTGTCGCAGCAGGCGGGTTTGGATGTGGCGTTGTATGGGATGGGCGCCGCGGTTGGTGATTTCGACAACGATGGCGACAGTGACGTGTTCCTTTCCGCCGTTGGCAAGAATCGATTGTTGCGAAACGACGACGGCAAGTTTGTAGACGTCACGGATCAGGCTGGCGTGTCGGGGACGGAGGAAGCCTGGAGCACGAGTTGTGGGTTCTTTGACTATGACAACGACGGGCTGTTGGATTTGTTCGTTTGCAACTATGTGTCTTGGTCCAAAGACGAGGACCTGAGTCAGGAGTTCACGCTGGATGGTGTGAATCGCGCGTACGGCCCGCCGCGTGCCTTTGCCGGTTCGTTTTCTTATCTTTATCACAACGAAGGCGGCGGCGTTTTTACGGATGTTTCCGAGCTATCCGGGATCCAAGTCCGCAATGACGATACCGAAGTGCCATTGGGCAAAGCGATGGGTGTCGCGCCAGTCGATGTGAATTCGGACGGCTGGATGGACCTTGTGGTTGCCAATGATACGGTCCGGAATTTCTTGTTTCAAAACAACAAGGATGGGACATTCACTGAAGTGGGGCGTCTATCGGGAATCGCGTTTGACCGCAGTACCGGAAACGCACGCGGGGCCATGGGAATCGACACGGCGAGCTTCCGTGATGACGGCACGCTGGCGATTGGTATCGGTAACTTCGCGAACGAACCCTCGGCTCTTTACATGGCGAGACCAGACCGCGTGCAATTCATTGACGCAGCCATGTACACCGGTCTAGGGCCACCGACGCGAAAAGGTTTGACGTTTGGCTTGTTCTTCTTTGACGTGGATCTGGACAGCCGGTTGGATGTGTTAGGGGCCAACGGGCATTTGGAAGAACACATCGCCAAGACGCAGGCAAGTCAGCAATACAAACAGCCACCGCAATTATTCTGGAACGCAGGCCGAGATGCGCAAAATGAATTAGTGTTGGTGCCGCAGTCCAGCGTGGGGGACGATTTCTATTCGCCGATCGTGGGACGCGGAGCCGCGTATGCCGACTTCGACGAAGACGGTGACCTCGATGTGGTGATCTCGACTAGTCATGGGAAGCCGGTCGTGTTTCGCAACGATCAAGCGACCGGGCACCATTTCTTGCGAGTGCGATTGGTGGGAACGCAGTGCAATCGGGATGCGATTGGTGCGATCGCAACACTGACGTTGGACGAACGATCCATCGCCCGTATGGTGATGCCGACCCGCAGTTACCTGAGTCAGTGTGAGTCCACGCTGACTTTCGGGTTGGGCGAGCGGGCCAACGTCGACACTCTTCAAGTACGCTGGCCCGATGGAAGTGAAGAAGAGTTCGCGATTGATGCGATTGATCGCGTCATCACACTCACGCAAGGACAGGGCAAGCCTTGA
- a CDS encoding DUF1559 domain-containing protein, which translates to MQRIQRTKTGFTLVELLVVIAIIGVLVGLLLPAVQAAREAARRMSCSNNFKQIGLAIHNYHSAYKQLPRQKGGTQDLSTTWWDPSDTANQQQNSWLVGLTPFVEQQALWESISNPNGYQLNGSQLVTRASQGVPNWNAMGPKPSNAAYPPAMTNVPSFRCPSDPGVGLPSHGRTNYGCNLGDSMFKCETGPAEVSQNLKIESDDSEAARAGCRGMFAVHTSLKFRDVLDGLSNTIMAGEMNTDLGDHDVTTDGARNLNGAGTPPMTNPMACVDANLMDTTRPQFWVSGTNSMTGTDSAFGRGYQWMNGEQLFSGIMTIRPPNSEVCYAGEWPGQEGIIPPSSRHQGGAHILMGDGAVKFITDSIEAGNQRNGQVGLGFSGNRAPGSKSPYGLWGSLGTRASKEVIQEEL; encoded by the coding sequence ATGCAACGTATTCAAAGAACCAAAACAGGCTTCACGCTTGTCGAACTGCTCGTCGTGATCGCGATCATCGGCGTTCTTGTTGGTCTACTTCTTCCCGCTGTCCAGGCTGCCCGCGAAGCGGCCCGTCGAATGAGTTGTAGCAACAACTTTAAGCAAATCGGACTGGCGATTCATAACTATCATTCCGCTTACAAACAGCTACCTCGCCAAAAGGGTGGAACGCAAGACCTCTCAACCACCTGGTGGGATCCTTCCGATACGGCCAACCAACAACAAAACAGCTGGTTGGTTGGGCTGACGCCTTTTGTCGAGCAGCAAGCTCTTTGGGAATCGATCTCCAACCCGAACGGCTACCAACTCAATGGCAGCCAATTGGTAACGCGAGCTTCCCAGGGCGTTCCTAACTGGAATGCAATGGGCCCGAAACCCAGTAACGCAGCCTACCCACCGGCCATGACGAACGTTCCATCGTTCCGCTGTCCATCCGATCCCGGTGTGGGCCTGCCGTCGCACGGACGGACCAACTACGGCTGCAACCTCGGTGATTCGATGTTCAAGTGCGAAACCGGCCCCGCCGAAGTGTCGCAAAACCTGAAGATCGAGTCGGATGACTCCGAAGCGGCTCGCGCCGGATGCCGTGGCATGTTCGCTGTCCACACCTCATTGAAATTCCGCGACGTCCTGGATGGCCTTTCCAACACCATCATGGCTGGCGAAATGAACACGGACCTGGGCGATCATGACGTGACCACTGACGGTGCCCGCAACCTGAACGGGGCAGGCACTCCACCGATGACGAACCCAATGGCCTGCGTCGACGCGAATTTGATGGACACCACACGTCCTCAGTTCTGGGTTTCCGGAACCAACTCGATGACCGGAACCGACTCAGCGTTCGGTCGCGGCTACCAGTGGATGAACGGCGAACAACTGTTCTCGGGCATCATGACGATTCGACCACCGAATTCGGAAGTCTGCTACGCTGGCGAATGGCCTGGACAAGAAGGCATCATTCCACCAAGTAGCCGTCACCAAGGCGGAGCTCACATCTTGATGGGCGATGGTGCAGTGAAATTCATCACGGATTCGATTGAAGCTGGCAACCAACGCAATGGCCAAGTCGGCCTGGGCTTCTCCGGCAACCGAGCTCCGGGTTCGAAAAGCCCCTACGGATTGTGGGGATCACTCGGCACCCGTGCCTCGAAGGAAGTCATCCAGGAAGAACTCTAA
- a CDS encoding FG-GAP-like repeat-containing protein — protein MGLQSRLCESTYPIDRIAAVVSLLVAAAIQGGCNQEAPPLTTRPQTETESPLDSFQYAFHRGEWQQAWRFSNSVLTQHPDDVETLAAVGRVAHEIGEPQTAADLMVDACHLESFANRLRLDQAAASLLAVGRIDDCMELFESSLDKRPVRHDIRRKLFDMRLGMEDRRRASVHGHSLVRHRKFDISLLLALSETDSRTESPDAFIEMAKRHPRDKRPLVASGRVQFDQGHLDEAADAFTQSLQHHPDYVPSLALLARVLVDAGRDSELAALIRSSPVELKQSPTYWLAVGDWCRNHEQPRPAIRAYWEAARRSPDHREAWHKLSLTVKQGVQKDTGFPAELAETIAKRSQLLSRFSQLKAEFVKTGKTSSAIAVNIAKTLQMLEQPWEAEAWASIAITLSPEADLLAKRTRDAIVAELKKNTPWFPNQTLDKLNATLSCFPLPDLGDHAFKQPDINIGADIAGTSRARFANLDNKANIKLTNQANARGLDFFGRTGDDLDRPGVKHYQILGCGGGTIDYDLDGWSDLYLAAAGGTPTQRNSASNSLWRNIGGTFIDVCGSSSTMDTGFSQGIAVGDVNEDGFPDLLVMNYGPNTLLINNGDGTFSDVSDQLDQDTMQTDWSSSGAIADLDGDGLADLTILTYGVGKDPVTRECRHESTNIARACSPLVFPGAADHFMKGSNDGNFIDQTTQSSAPSVLGRGLGLTVGSFDPNQGVDVFIANDLTSNHYWTRSTSGGFRFDESAIPRGLGSDDRSPAQGSMGIATGDFDGDGDADVYVTNFHGEANTYHEQTDAELWQDKTIGQDLFAPTLPLVGFGTEAIDLDNNGFSELVVSNGHVDQYPSDKSAPYAQPMQVFQRQSNGRFRSIGHTIEGSYLNQNHIGRALWTIDANRDGLTDLVVTHQSEPVALLMNETQPSGCWVEVKLVGRECSRDAIGATIQVRTPDRTWTAFQTTGDGYLCSNEQILRVGLGDGVGHCSITVNWPNGQTQVFSELAVQSNYLLTQGDLDAFPLID, from the coding sequence ATGGGACTGCAATCGCGACTTTGTGAAAGCACTTATCCAATCGACCGGATTGCTGCGGTTGTTTCACTTCTAGTTGCAGCGGCAATACAAGGCGGGTGTAACCAAGAGGCTCCCCCACTAACCACGCGTCCCCAAACTGAGACGGAGTCACCGCTGGATTCCTTCCAGTACGCGTTCCATCGTGGTGAGTGGCAACAGGCTTGGAGGTTTTCCAATTCAGTCCTGACCCAGCACCCCGATGATGTGGAAACGCTTGCTGCCGTTGGTCGTGTGGCCCACGAAATTGGCGAACCGCAGACGGCAGCCGACCTGATGGTTGACGCCTGTCATCTTGAGTCATTCGCAAATCGACTGCGTCTCGACCAAGCCGCAGCCTCGCTTCTGGCAGTCGGACGGATTGACGACTGCATGGAACTGTTCGAGAGTTCTCTCGACAAGCGTCCGGTACGTCACGATATCCGACGCAAGCTTTTCGACATGCGTCTGGGCATGGAAGACCGACGGCGGGCGAGCGTACATGGACATTCACTGGTCCGGCATCGGAAGTTCGACATCTCGCTACTGCTAGCACTTAGTGAAACGGATTCGCGAACTGAAAGCCCGGACGCGTTTATCGAGATGGCAAAACGCCATCCCCGCGACAAACGCCCCTTGGTCGCTTCCGGTCGGGTGCAGTTCGACCAGGGACACCTCGATGAAGCAGCCGATGCGTTCACCCAATCCTTGCAACATCATCCGGATTACGTGCCCTCGCTGGCGCTACTCGCTCGAGTGCTAGTGGATGCCGGCAGGGACTCTGAGCTTGCGGCACTAATCAGGTCGTCTCCGGTGGAACTGAAGCAGTCACCGACCTACTGGCTTGCCGTCGGCGACTGGTGTCGCAATCACGAACAACCGCGCCCCGCCATCCGCGCCTACTGGGAAGCGGCCCGCCGATCTCCGGATCACCGCGAAGCGTGGCACAAACTCAGCCTGACGGTCAAACAGGGCGTGCAGAAAGACACCGGATTCCCAGCGGAACTCGCCGAGACCATTGCCAAGCGGTCGCAGTTGCTTTCGCGTTTCAGCCAACTGAAGGCGGAGTTCGTGAAGACAGGCAAGACGTCCTCGGCGATCGCAGTCAACATTGCCAAGACGCTGCAGATGCTCGAACAACCCTGGGAAGCCGAAGCCTGGGCATCCATTGCGATAACGCTCTCTCCGGAAGCCGACCTTCTCGCCAAGCGTACCCGCGATGCCATTGTTGCCGAACTGAAAAAGAACACACCTTGGTTCCCGAACCAAACGCTCGACAAACTGAACGCAACACTAAGCTGCTTTCCGTTGCCAGACTTGGGTGACCATGCTTTCAAACAACCAGACATCAACATCGGTGCCGACATAGCAGGTACCTCCCGAGCACGATTTGCCAACCTCGACAACAAGGCAAACATCAAGCTAACCAACCAAGCTAACGCCCGCGGACTGGACTTCTTTGGACGCACGGGTGACGACCTGGATCGCCCCGGCGTCAAACATTATCAAATTCTGGGGTGCGGCGGAGGCACCATCGACTACGACCTGGATGGTTGGAGCGACCTCTATTTGGCCGCAGCCGGTGGAACACCAACCCAACGGAACTCAGCGTCTAACTCACTCTGGCGCAACATCGGTGGGACGTTCATCGACGTCTGCGGTTCCTCGTCCACAATGGACACAGGATTCAGCCAAGGGATCGCTGTCGGTGATGTCAATGAAGACGGGTTCCCCGACTTGCTTGTGATGAACTACGGCCCCAATACACTGCTGATCAATAACGGCGATGGGACCTTTTCCGACGTGAGTGATCAACTGGATCAAGACACAATGCAAACCGATTGGTCATCCAGCGGCGCGATCGCCGACCTCGACGGTGACGGACTGGCCGACCTGACAATCTTGACCTACGGCGTCGGCAAAGATCCGGTCACTCGCGAGTGCCGACACGAGTCCACCAACATTGCTCGCGCGTGTTCGCCGCTAGTATTCCCTGGCGCTGCCGACCATTTCATGAAAGGCTCCAACGATGGCAACTTCATCGACCAGACGACGCAATCGAGTGCTCCATCTGTACTGGGAAGGGGCCTGGGATTGACGGTCGGCTCGTTCGACCCAAACCAAGGTGTCGATGTGTTCATTGCCAACGACTTAACCAGCAACCACTACTGGACACGGTCCACAAGCGGCGGCTTTCGATTCGATGAGTCCGCCATCCCACGTGGGCTCGGTTCAGACGATCGCTCGCCGGCTCAAGGTTCGATGGGAATCGCTACTGGCGACTTCGACGGTGACGGCGACGCGGATGTTTATGTCACCAACTTCCATGGCGAAGCCAACACCTACCATGAACAGACGGACGCCGAATTATGGCAAGACAAAACCATTGGCCAGGATCTCTTTGCACCGACCTTGCCGTTGGTTGGCTTCGGTACCGAGGCCATCGACCTTGACAACAACGGGTTCAGCGAACTGGTTGTTTCCAACGGTCACGTCGATCAATACCCAAGCGACAAATCGGCTCCCTATGCACAGCCGATGCAGGTTTTCCAGCGTCAAAGCAACGGCCGGTTTCGATCGATCGGCCACACCATCGAAGGTAGCTACCTCAACCAAAACCACATCGGGCGTGCATTGTGGACAATCGACGCCAATCGAGACGGGCTGACTGACCTCGTGGTGACTCATCAGTCCGAACCGGTCGCGTTACTGATGAACGAGACACAACCATCAGGCTGTTGGGTCGAAGTGAAGCTGGTCGGACGGGAGTGTTCCCGAGACGCGATCGGAGCCACCATCCAGGTTCGTACACCCGATCGAACATGGACCGCCTTCCAAACCACTGGCGACGGCTACCTATGCAGCAACGAACAAATTCTCCGTGTTGGGCTGGGCGACGGCGTCGGCCATTGCAGTATTACGGTCAACTGGCCCAATGGGCAGACGCAGGTGTTCAGCGAACTTGCGGTTCAATCCAACTATTTGCTCACCCAAGGCGACTTGGATGCCTTCCCGCTAATTGATTGA